From the Chiroxiphia lanceolata isolate bChiLan1 chromosome Z, bChiLan1.pri, whole genome shotgun sequence genome, one window contains:
- the TXNL1 gene encoding thioredoxin-like protein 1 isoform X1, which produces MAGVKVIANDTEFQPELSAAGSRLAVVKFTMRGCGPCLRIAPAFNALSNKYPQATFLEVDVHQCQGTAATNNISATPTFLFFRNKVRIDQYQGADAVGLEDKIKQHLENDPGNSEDTDIPKGYMDLLPFINKAGCECLNESDEHGFENCLRKDPSYLESDCDEQLLITVAFSQPVKLYSMKLQGPDNGQGPKYIKIFINLPRSMDFEEAERSEPTQALELGPEDIREDGIIQLRYVKFQNVNSVTLFVQSNHGDEETTRITYFTFIGTPVQATNMNDFKRVVGKKGESH; this is translated from the exons ATGGCGGGCGTGAAGGTGATCGCCAACGACACCGAGTTCCAGCCCGAGCTGAGCGCCGCCGGCTCCCGCCTGGCCGTGGTGAAGTTCACCATGAGGGG ATGTGGCCCTTGCTTAAGGATAGCTCCAGCCTTCAATGCCCTGAGTAACAAATACCCCCAGGCAACGTTTTTGGAAGTGGATGTGCATCAATGCCAG ggcacagctgccacCAACAACATCTCAGCAACCCCCACGTTCCTGTTCTTCCGGAACAAAGTGCGGATCGACCAATATCAGGGAGCAGATGCTGTGGGTTTGGAGGACAAAATCAAACAGCACCTGGAGAACGACCCTGGGAACAGCGAGGACACAGACATCCCCAAAGGATAC ATGGATCTGCTGCCCTTCATCAACAAGGCTGGGTGTGAGTGTCTCAACGAGAGCGACGAGCACGGCTTCGAGAACTGCCTGCGCAAGGACCCCTCCTACCTGGAGTCCGACTGCGACGAGCAG CTACTTATCACTGTAGCTTTTAGTCAGCCTGTCAAGCTTTACTCTATGAAACTTCAGGGGCCAGACAACG GGCAAGGGCCAAAATACATCAAGATCTTCATCAACCTGCCGCGGTCGATGGATTTCGAGGAGGCGGAGCGCAGCGAGCCCACCCAGGCCCTGGAGCTGGGCCCCGAGGACATCAGGGAGGATGGGATCATCCAGCTCCGCTACGTCAAATTCCAGAACGTCAACAGTGTCACT TTGTTTGTCCAGTCCAATCATGGTGATGAAGAGACAACACGAATCacatatttcacatttattgGCACTCCAGTGCAAGCCACGAACATGAACGACTTCAAACGA GTAGTTGGCAAAAAAGGAGAGAGCCACTAG
- the TXNL1 gene encoding thioredoxin-like protein 1 isoform X2 has protein sequence MAGVKVIANDTEFQPELSAAGSRLAVVKFTMRGCGPCLRIAPAFNALSNKYPQATFLEVDVHQCQGTAATNNISATPTFLFFRNKVRIDQYQGADAVGLEDKIKQHLENDPGNSEDTDIPKGYMDLLPFINKAGCECLNESDEHGFENCLRKDPSYLESDCDEQLLITVAFSQPVKLYSMKLQGPDNGQGPKYIKIFINLPRSMDFEEAERSEPTQALELGPEDIREDGIIQLRYVKFQNVNSVTLFVQSNHGDEETTRITYFTFIGTPVQATNMNDFKRLNSPFPKN, from the exons ATGGCGGGCGTGAAGGTGATCGCCAACGACACCGAGTTCCAGCCCGAGCTGAGCGCCGCCGGCTCCCGCCTGGCCGTGGTGAAGTTCACCATGAGGGG ATGTGGCCCTTGCTTAAGGATAGCTCCAGCCTTCAATGCCCTGAGTAACAAATACCCCCAGGCAACGTTTTTGGAAGTGGATGTGCATCAATGCCAG ggcacagctgccacCAACAACATCTCAGCAACCCCCACGTTCCTGTTCTTCCGGAACAAAGTGCGGATCGACCAATATCAGGGAGCAGATGCTGTGGGTTTGGAGGACAAAATCAAACAGCACCTGGAGAACGACCCTGGGAACAGCGAGGACACAGACATCCCCAAAGGATAC ATGGATCTGCTGCCCTTCATCAACAAGGCTGGGTGTGAGTGTCTCAACGAGAGCGACGAGCACGGCTTCGAGAACTGCCTGCGCAAGGACCCCTCCTACCTGGAGTCCGACTGCGACGAGCAG CTACTTATCACTGTAGCTTTTAGTCAGCCTGTCAAGCTTTACTCTATGAAACTTCAGGGGCCAGACAACG GGCAAGGGCCAAAATACATCAAGATCTTCATCAACCTGCCGCGGTCGATGGATTTCGAGGAGGCGGAGCGCAGCGAGCCCACCCAGGCCCTGGAGCTGGGCCCCGAGGACATCAGGGAGGATGGGATCATCCAGCTCCGCTACGTCAAATTCCAGAACGTCAACAGTGTCACT TTGTTTGTCCAGTCCAATCATGGTGATGAAGAGACAACACGAATCacatatttcacatttattgGCACTCCAGTGCAAGCCACGAACATGAACGACTTCAAACGA cttaACTCCCCATTCCCAAAGAACTAA